The Metabacillus schmidteae nucleotide sequence ATGAATTCTTTCCCTAAGACACTAGTCGAATGTGTTGCTTTAGGCGATAAATTTGTTCAAAATGTTAAGCAAATCGTCGACAAATTGAAGGTTGCAGACAGGGTAGAAAGCTATGTATATGCAGCTTCTGATGTGAAAATATTAGCTCCTATACCAAGACCGGAAAAAAATATTTTCTGTGTTGGAAAGAATTATCGTGAGCATGCAATTGAAATGGGAACGGAAGAAGATATCCCGAAGCATGTGATGCTTTTTTCAAAAGCGCCAACAACAGTTATTGGCCATGAACAAGAAATTGATCCACATTCCCATATTACAAATGAATTAGATTATGAGGGAGAACTTGCGGTTATCATAGGGAAAAAAGGAAAGCGTATTCCAGAGAACGAAGCAATGAATTATGTATTTGGATATACGATCGTTAATGATATTACAGCCAGAAATTTACAAGCACAGCATAAGCAATTTCTATTGGGGAAAAGCTTAGACACATCTTGTCCAATTGGTCCATACCTGGTTCATAAATCGGTCATTTCAAATCCTTATGATATAACGATCAAAACAAAAGTAAACAATGAATTACGTCAAGATGGTCATACGAAGGATATGATTTTTTCAATTGAGCATATTATTTCAACGATCTCACAAGGGACAACATTAGAGCCGGGTGATATCATCGCAACAGGAACTCCGGCAGGCGTAGGCAAAGGGTTTAAGCCGCCTAAGTTTCTACAACCAGGCGATATTATAGAAATCGAGGTTGAAGGAATCGGTACATTACGCAATACTGTGTTAAGTTAATCAAATGGAAGGAGTCAGCCAATGGATTGACTTCTTTTTTATTTCACACATATAACCGAATATTCACAGGAAGTTCATTCTTTTCATGTTTATCTTTTAATATTCTTAGCAAATCATGCTAAAATAGGGTTGTCTTGATCAGTTTAAGGAGGAAAAAATATGACACATGCACACATAGCAACATGGGTTGTTGCGATTATTTTATTTTTTGTCGCACACTCGCTGTTTAAGTCTGGAAAAGAAAAGCCATCAAAAATTGTACATATGGTTCTAAGATTATTTTATATTTTAATTATTTTGACAGGTGGTATGCTTGTATCAGCTATTTATCAGATAGATGGCGAATACATCGCGAAAATGATCTTAGGTGTATGGACAATTGGTGCAATGGAAATGGTATTAGTCCGCTTGAAAAAAGGGAAGCCGACAAGAGTATTTTGGATTCAATTTGTAATAGTTGTCATCCTTACTATCTTATTAGGAATGCGTTTGCCGCTAGGAATTTGGAGTTTTTCATAAAAAACATAGAAATGCCTTCTCGTTTGAGGAGGCATTTTTAATACATTCAGTTTTTCACTCATTAAAATTTACTGCAAACCAATCTTCTTTCCCCGAGGCTTGATGTTATCTCCAGTCGGTCTGAGGAATGGATTCCCCTTTCGAAGTGATGCTGGATACCAAGTATACATTCCTCATTGTCCAATTGATAAAATGATACTCCTTTTTTATGAACACGATTTTCCATAAATAATAATTGGTTATATGAATAGATACAGTCATAAAGTGAAAAGCCAAGTGAGTTAATTTGTTTAATGAATCGAACGAATGTCTCATCTTGAAGTTCCTTCAACATTTCATCCAGTGCTACCGGTAGTTTTTTTCGAACACGAACAGTATCACCATTATTGACTGAATAAGTTCCTGTGTTTGTTTTTATCTTACCAAATCCTATCCATTCCCCGCTTTTCCATCCTGTAGATTGCAAAATTTCCAGATGAGAATGTTGAATCTCATCTAATAAAAGTAGCTCATCATTCATATCATCATAAATGACGTACTGATCATTAGCTATTTCGATCAGTCCAGTTAAATACGAACGTTTTTGATTTAATAGCAGATCTGTTCGTTTTAGTGGAAACATGATATAACCCTCCAAATCATTCTGACACAAGTGATGTAGTAGATTTTTTGTTGATATCTTCGTTTTAGACAAAAGTGAAAAAGTTTATGCATGGATTATTTGATTAGGACAATTCAACATTGTGATGCCCTGGGCATAGACTAGGTACACCTGTTGGAGTAATTGGCGTGAGAATATATAACATGGATTGAAAAATAGGAGATGATACGCAAATGTGTGGAATCACAGGGTGGGTAAACTTTAAAGGGAATTTACGCTCAGAGAAAGAAACTGTGAAGAAAATGGCTGAGACATTATCAAAAAGGGGACCTGATGATACAAATATTTGGGGAGAAGATCATGTGTTGTTTGGTCACAAACGACTAGTTGTTGTTGATCCTGCCGGTGGTGTTCAGCCGATGACAAGAACAAAGGAAGATCGTTCTTATACCATTTGCTATAATGGAGAGCTTTATAACACAGAGAACATCAGGAAGGAACTTCTTGCGAAGGGGTATACATTTAAGGGTCATTCCGATACAGAGGTACTCCTCCAATCATATATAGAGTGGGAAGAAGAATGTGTACATCGATTAAACGGGATATTTGCTTTTGCGGTTTGGGATTCTGCAAAAGAAAAACTGTTTATTGGAAGAGATCGTTTAGGAGTAAAACCTTTATTTTATAAAGAGGGAAATGGCTCTATTCTTTTCGGATCAGAACTAAAAGCAATTTTGGCACATCCGTCGGTTTCGGCAAAGTTAGATAAAACAGGTTTATCGGAGGTTTTTGGTGTTGGTCCGGCTCGTACACCAGGTGTCGGTGTATTTAAAGGCATTGATGAGCTCCGTCCAGCACATGCATTAGTTTATACGAAAGACGGCTTGAAAAAATGGCGCTATTGGAATGTGGTAAGCAAACCGCATGAAGATACTGTAGAAGAAACATCAGATAAAGTTCGCTCTTTATTTACTGATGCAGTAACTAGACAATTAGTTTCAGATGTTCCGCTATGTACATTCCTCTCAGGCGGGGTAGATTCCAGTGCCATTACAGCCATTGCTGCGGAGCATTACAAAAAAGAAGGAAAGGGCCAGCTTCATACGTATTCAATAGATTACGAGGATAATGAGAAGTTTTTTAAGGCAAATGAATTCCAACCGAACTCAGATGGCCCATGGATTCAGAAAATGAGCGATGAATTCAATACGGTACATCACCGCTGTGTCATTACTCAGCAGGAGTTAGTTGATCATCTTATTGAAGCAACTCTTGTCCGTGACCTACCAGGTATGGCTGATGTTGATTCATCATTGCTTTGGTTTTGTCGTGAAATAAAAAATGATTTTGTTGTTGGCCTCTCAGGTGAATGTGCAGATGAAATTTTTGGAGGCTATCCATGGTTTCATCGTCCTGAAGACTTAGCCAGCTCCGGCTTTCCGTGGATGCGCTCTACAGATGAAAGAATGTCATTATTAAAGCCTGAATGGCAAACGAAATTAAATTTACATGAATATGTTCAAGCTCGTCATCAAGAAACTGTGAACGAAACACCTTTACTTGAAGGTGAATCTGAAGTCGAAGCGAAAAGACGACAGCTCTTTTATTTAAATTTGCACTGGTTTATGACAAATTTATTAGATCGTAAAGATCGAATGAGTATGGGGGCCAGCTTAGAAGTACGTGTACCATTTGCCGATCACCGTCTTGTCGAGTATGTATGGAATATTCCTTGGGATGTGAAAATGTATGGAGATCGTGAGAAGGGGATCCTTCGAAAAGCGTTAGAAGGAATTCTGCCAAATGAAGTTCTCTATCGCAAGAAAAGTCCTTATCCGAAAACACATAATCCGGAGTATACGAGATTAGTGAAAAATTGGTTGTTATCACTTGTGAGTGGAAAGGATTCCATATTGCATGAGCTTCTCAACAAGCAAAAGCTAAATGATATCATTGAAACAGAAGGGAAAGCATTCCAAGTACCATGGTTTGGACAATTAATGTCAGGTCCACAGCTTCTTGCCCATCTAGCGCAAATTCATGTATGGTTTGACACTTATTCAATTGATATTGACGAAAGATAAAAGAATAAGAAATAACTGATTCAACAAAGGTCAGATTCCTGTATAAGGATCTGACCTTTGTTAATTTGCCTTAAATTTTCCACGGCAGCTTACGAAACAACAGCTTCTTGAGTAAATCGTTTTCCTTGCCATGCTTTTGATTTCCAACGATAGTACATAATTATTCCTCGTGCCCATTCGTCTGTTATATAAGCAATCCATACTCCAACAAGTCCAAGGTCATAATGAATGCCAAGCACATAGGCAATTGGTACACCTATGCCCCACATTGACAGGATCCCAATGTAGGTAGGGAACCGTATATCTCCGGCTGCTCTTAAAGAACCGATGATGATCATATTAAAGGCTCTTCCAGGCTCAAGTATGATGGTAAGTAAAATTAATGTGCCGCCAACCTCGAGTATCCTTTCATTTGAGGTGAAGATACCGAGCAATTGATCGGAAAACAAGGTAAAGACGATCGCCATCAACGTAGAAATAACGATACCAGATTGCAAGCTTTTTAGGCATCTTTTGTATGCCGAATCATACTCTTTTGCTCCTACCATATAGCCAACTAAAATTTGTGTCCCCTGACTTACTGCCAAGCTAAATAATAAAATGAGCATCATTAGATTTTGGGCATACACTTTTGTTGTTAAGGCTTCTGTTCCAATCATTGTGATGAAAACTGTGATCATCATTTGAGATGCATTATATGACAATTGTTCACCAGCAGTAGGTATACCGATATAAAGAAGCTTTTTAATATAATGTGCCGGAAGTTTGAAAAGACCTTTAAGGCTAAGAGTAAAGTGAACACGTTGCTTTAAAATATAAAGAATAGCGAGTAACCCAATAAAACGGGATACAACAGTTGAAATCGCAACACCTTGAACACCTAAAACAGGAATACCAAAAGGTCCAAAGATAAATAAATAGTTTCCAATAATATTAATTAAATTCATTCCGATTGTCAGGTACATGGAATCCTTCGTATAACCATAGCTTTTAAGAATTGCACCTGCTGTCATGATTAAAGCTTGAAGAAAGGAAAATCCTCCAACAACCTTTAAATAAAACATTGCATCTGCCATTAGTTCCTGAGGTAAATTCATCAGTTGCAGGATATCTTCACTTGCAATGACAATGATAACACTAATCAGAATACTAAATAAGAGATTTGCAGAAAGTGAAACAGAAGATATTTCTTTTGCTTCTTTATAAAGATTTCCACCTATATATTGAGCAACGAGAATCGTCGTCCCTGTCGCAATAAACCCAAACATGACAATTAATAGAAATAATATTTGATTGGAAACACCAACAGCTGCCACAGAATGATCAGAATACTGACTAAGCATCAATGTATCAGCATTTCCCATTAACATATGAAGCATAATTTCAATAAATATGGGCCATGTTAATGCAAATAATGTCATTTTACGATCTTTCCTTAAAGTAGACATCTTTATCTACCTCCTTACTACAAGTCGATAATACTTAATAAGTTTACATAGATTGCAGTATAATAGAAAGAGAAGATCACGATATAATTTGGAGAAATACGACTTAGAGGGTGATGAGGCTTGTCACATATTGAGTTTCAGGTACCAGCTTTTCCGACCTTCATTACGGGAGGATATGCTATTTTTGAAAAGAATACAAAACATTTTCACAGAACATTTACCGTTTTTGATTTGATTTATGTAAAATCAGGGGAATTATTTCTAACTGAGGATCATGAGCCATACTCAATTGGCAAAGGCCAATACATCATATTGATCCCAGGTTTTGAACACTTTGGTCACAAAGGATGTCATGTGAAGTCAGAATATTATTGGTTTCATTTTATCATCCCGACAACCTATGAAATTGTTGAAAAAGGAATTACAAACTGGGCTGATATTCACGAGTATCAAGGCGATTATGATCAGCCTCCTTCTTATAGATTGTCAATTCCCTGCTATGGAGAAATAGAGAATACGAGCTTTGTAGAAACAATTTTTCAGCAATTATTAAATGTTGATCATCAAACACCGGATTATCAATTAAGACAGCAATTGTTTTTTCAGGAGTTTCTTTTACACCTTCAAAAGGAAGCGTGTAAAATCCCTACTGCTGCTGAAAAGGTGGTAGAAGAAGCGGTAGCTTATATACAGACTCATTATAAGGATGAAGTAAAAATGGAGGATCTTGCAGATGCCATCCATTTTCACCCGGATTATATAACTCGTTGTATGCAAAAAATTGTTGGTGAGACACCTAATCATTATTTAAATAAATATCGGATGAACCAAGCAAAAAAATTGTTAGCCACAACAGATCAAAAGATTGCCAATATCTCAAAAGAAGTAGGAATTATGGACTCCACTTACTTTTCAAAATTATTCAAGAAAATGGAAGGGATAACACCAATTGAATATAGAAAAGTTATTTTAAGGAGATAAAGAAAACGATTATTTCAGACTGCTTTCGCAAAGATTGTGTATTTTAAAACACTATTTCTTTAAAAGCAATAACGCAAAATCATATCCATCAAGTGTGATAGAAAGCTGATCAGAATGCGCAGCAAATTCTTCTGAGTTCCATAAATCTAGAATAGTGCGGTCCTTAAGCTGAAGTGGAAGCAGCATCGTTTGCCTTTCAGGATGATTATTTATGATAATAATGACAAGATGTTTTGAATTTTCTCTTTGATAACAAAGAGAATTTTTATTTTTATCATAAGATAAAAGTTGGAATTCCCCGTCATTTCCGAGGACAGGATATTGCTTACGAAGTTGAATTAATTTTTTCATGAATGTTAACATATCCTGGTCCTGCTTGGAAGCATCCCATTCCATACACTTTCGGCATCCGGGATCTTGGTCTCCGGTTAAGCCGATTTCATCTCCATAGTAAATCGAAGGAGAACCAAAGAAACTGAACTGAAAAACGGATAACAGCTTAATCTTTTGCTTATTCATTTTTGCAAGATTGATGATTCTTGGTGTATCATGGCTTCCGACCATGTTGAACAACGTCTGATAAACAGGCTTTGGATAAAGGTGTAAATACTTTTGTAAAGTAAATGTGAACTCCTCCACATTCATAACGTCATAAGCAAAAAATTGATGAAGCATTTGTGCGAAAGGATAGTTCATGACAGCATCAAATTGATTTCCGTCAAGCCAAGGCATTGCATCATGCCACACCTCTCCAACAAGATAAACGTCAGGATCATCACGTTTTATCACGTAACGAAAATCTCTCCAAAATTGATGGTCAATCTCATTCGCCACATCCAACCTCCATCCATCAATGTGGCATTCTTTTATCCAAAATTGCCCAACGTCAAATAAAAGTTTACGAACCTCCGGATGTTGAGTGTTCAACTTTGGCATTGATTTCTCGAATGCAAAGGTTTCATACTGTATGTCACCAGCTGATGAAAAGCTTACATGAAACCAATCCTTGTATTTCGATGATTCACCATGTCGCAACACATCTTGAAATGGAGGGAAATCCTTTCCGCAATGATTAAATACCGCATCAAGCATTACACGTATTCCTCTCGCATGGCATTCTTCAACAACTTCCTTCATATCCTGTAAGCTTCCAAACTGCGGATCTATTTGGAAATAATCTACCGTGTCATATTTATGATTTGAATTTGCTTTAAAGAGCGGGGTAAAGTAAATGCCGTTTATCCCAAGGTCTACTAAATAATCAAGGTGTTGGATGACTCCTCGTAAATCTCCTCCAAAAATAGAATCTGAAGTAGGCTCAATGCTGTTCCATGCTAATGTTGCAGAAGGGTCATTTGAAGAATCTCCATTTGCAAATCGATCAGGAAAGATTTGATACCAAACTGTACTTTTTACCCATTCAGGCGCTTTAAATGCATCAGAATGATGATAGTATGGTAAGCAAAAATAAGCTGGAAAATCATTATGAACATTATCAGAAAATCCTTTTTCCGTAAAAAAGAGTTCCATTTTGAAACTTTTTAGGTGAAATGCATACCTAAGGCGCTTTTGTGGTGGAGACACGGCGATTGACCAGTAATCAAACAATCCATCTGTACCACTTTGCATCATTTGTGCAGATGTGTACTTCCATTGACCATTATCGAATTCAAAAGGATCTCCATAAAAAAGAGTGACAGATGTAACATCTTGATGCTTTGTTCGAAGTTGAATGTGAAAAGACCCATTACAAGCAGTGTATGCATATTGGTCTTTAGGACGATGGTAAATAGCTTCTTTCAGCAAGCATGACGACTCCTTTACGTTAGAAGAATGTGTATTATTAAGCTATTTCCAATCATAAACAGGATATTCATGAAAAGACGTTAAGAAATCCAAATAAAATTTGACGGTATATGACACAAAGAGATACTCTTAAGAACGTAGAGATATAGAATATAGGAGGAACGGAACATATGTTTAAACAAGCTATCAAACTTTTGCTGATTCTGTTTCTTCTTTTAGGCGCAATCCCGGTGAATGCTGCTGAAAAAGAAGAAAAGGCATGGCAGGATGAAATTGCTTATTATGTTGTTGTCGATCGCTTTAATAATGGAAACCCTAAAAATGATGGGGGTGATCTCGATTTTGAGGATCCGACTGCTTATCATGGGGGAGATATTGAGGGGATTATTAAGAAAATCGAGTATATCCATGAGATGGGATTTACTTCAATCATTCTTTCACCTATTTTTGATAAAGAAAATAATGCTAATGAAGTAAAAACACTCGATGAACATGCCGGAACAGTAGAAGATATTAAGCAACTGGTTGAGGAAGCACACAAACTGGAAATGAATATATTATTGGATTATGGAGAGATTGACCAAAATCTAACAAAAACAGCAACTTGGTGGATGAAAGAAACTGATGTAGATGGCTACTATTTCGAACAAGTTGATAGTATTGATGTAAGTGTTTGGAAAGATTTTCATAAGGACTTAAAAGGACTTAAAGAGGATTATTACTTAGTAGGTTCAATGGAGTCAGATAATTCAAATGTTCGTTCTACGTATATAGAAAATGGTTTTGATTCCATTCTTAATCAGACTTTTTATGAAGAAACAGCAAACGTATTTGCTAACGTCGATCAACCTTTTCAACCAATTTCAGAAGTTGTTTCTCAATCATCGCAAGAACTAAGTACATATGTGGATAATGATCGTACGATGCGTTTTACAAGACATGCCATCGAAAATAATCAGCACCCAGGTGTACGGTTGAAAATGGCATTTTCATATTTGTATACTATCCCTGGAACTCCTATCGTTTATTACGGTTCTGAAATTGCCGTTGATGGGGGAGAGCCTCCGGCAAATCGTCCATTAATGAATTTTCAATCTGATGAGGAATTGATTGATTATTTAGGTAAACTTTCAATTGTCAGAAAAACATTCCCTGCTCTAACTAAGGGTGATTATGAGGTTCTATATGAAAAGGATGGTATGATTATTTTTAAACGATCCTACCAAGAAGAATCACTAATTGTTGCCATTAATAATACAACTGAAACTCAAAAAGTAAAAATACCTGCATCTGATATAGCTGATAATAAAAAGCTTGAAGGCTTGCTGACCGGCGATACATTTGAAATGGAAAATAACGAATTCGAGTTTATCCTTGATCGTGAAATAGCGGAAGTATATGAAATAAAAGAAAAGACAGGTCTAAACATACCGTTTATTAGTGTGTTTATCATTGTCCCTGTATTGTTTATTTTATTTTTGATACTGGCTTATAGGCGAGGAAAGAAGAAATCATAATATGTTAAAGGGACTGTCATGTGACAGTCCCTTTATTTTTGCTTAGGAAATTATAAAATTCTTGAACTGTGCCTAAGCGCTTCGACATCCAGCTCCAGCGCCTAGTCCCTCGAGGTCATAAGCCACAAATGAATTGAAGACAAAGAACGTCTTCTATTCATTTGCGTCTTATTTGCCCTAGGCTGATCAAGGCGCTTGCGCTTTTGTTTTTATCCATTAACAATTTTTCCACCATTCACATGAATCGTTTGTCCTGACATATAAGACGAATCATCACTTGCTAAAAATACGTATGCAGGTGCTAACTCTTCAGGTTGTCCAGGTCGTTTCAGTGGTGTATTTGCACCAAAGGATGCAACCTGATCAGCAGGGAATGTAGAAGGAATGAGAGGTGTCCAAATAGGACCGGGAGCTACTTGGTTCACGCGAATCCCTTTACCAGCAAGATTAAGAGCTAACGAGCGGGTAAATGCCGTTATAGCACCTTTGGTCGATGAATAGTCAATTAACTGCTCATTTCCAGCATAAGCTGTTACTGATGATGTATTGATAATGGCACTTCCTTTTTTAAAATGAGGAAGCACAGCTTTTGTTAAATGGAAAAACGAGAATATATTTGTTTTAAAGGTACGTTCAAGCTGTTCGGTTGTAATGTCTTCTATACCTTTTTGGGGGTGTTGCTCAGCAGCATTATTCACTAAGATGTCAACTTGTCCAAAAGTCTCAACTGTTTTTGAAACTAAATCCTTACAGACAGTTTCATCACCAATATCTCCGGAAACAAGCAGGCATTTTTGTCCTTCTGCTTCCACATATTTTTTCGTTTCTTCTGCATCCTTTTGCTCATCTAAGTAAGAAATGACTACATTAGCGCCTTCTTTTGCAAAAAATAGAGCAACAGCTCGTCCAATCCCACTGTCTCCACCTGTAATAATGGCAACTTTATTTTTCAGTTTTCCACTTCCGGTATATTCTTTATCATCAAAAGTTGGTTTTGGATTCATCAAATCCTCATGTCCTGGCTGAACTTCCTGATGCTGTGCAGGCATTGTTTGTTTTTGTTGATTTTGACTATTACTCATCGTTTTTACCTCCTATAATCTCATCGTTTACCTATTATGTGAAGAAAATCAAAAAGTATGTTTGTACTGTGGTTTTTCTATTCCCACTATGAAAGCAGCTTAAACAAAAAAAGAAGCCAATTTACTGGCTTCTTCTTTAAGTCGGATTTGTTAAGTTGGCTCTCATTTTACATAATATTTGTCTTACTTGTTTTAGTTCTTCATCCGTAATATTGCGGCAAAGTAATGAATTAAACTCGTTGGCAACAGGGATAATATGTTCTTTTAGTTCCATTCCTTCTTTTGTCAAATACAAGCGTTGAACACGACGATCCTTTGGGCAATGAATTCGTTTGACAAATCCTTTTTGTTCAAGTCCAAAGGCCATTCTTGCAATATTTGTTTTATCTTTATCTAATTTAATGGCAATTTCATTTTGACTAAGACCATCTTTTTCCCAAAGCAACATCATAACCAAATTTTGTTCAGGAGCAATGTTAAAAGGTAATAATTTATTTTTGATATATCCTGTGAGCTCTAAATCTGTTTGGTGGATAAAAATACTGATAAACTCATTAAGTGAGATCGCCATGTTCAATAGACTCCTAATCATTCTAGATAACTTTAATGTTAGTTTAGTAATAAGTTACTATATTGTCAATTTTATGGGAGATATTAACTGAAATGAGGAGATTATATGGATGAAAAAAAGCGAGTGATTTCACTCGCTTTTTAACGTCTATTCTATTATTAGAATTTACTTGCTAATTCAGTAGCTTGTTTGATACCTTCTTCAATGATCTCATTTGAACGATCCGGGAATTGATTATGTCCTTCAACGATAACATCAGCTGTATTCGTAATTCCCCAGAATGCTAACACATTTTTAACATAGTTAACAGACATTTCTACTGATGCAGCTGGGCCTTCTGAATAAACACCGCCACGAGCATTTAATAGAACTACTTTTTTGTCAGGAAGTAAGCCAACAGGACCTTCTGGTGTATATTTGAATGTAGCACCAGCTTGTGATAAATAATCCATGTATGTGTGTAAAACTGCTGGAACTGAGAAATTCCAAAGTGGAAATGCGAAGACAACTTTGTCAGCTGCAACGAACTGATCTAAGTACTTTTGTACTAAGTTTGCAGCCTTTTCTTCTTCAGCTGTTAATTCCATGCCTCTTGCACGCTTGAACATTCCATTGATTTCTTCTACGCCATAATAAGGAAGGTTTTCTTGGAATAAATCAAGCTCTGTAATTGTATCTTCTTTATGAGTTTCTTTGTAAGTGTGTAAAAAAGCATCATATAATTTTACACTTACAGCCTGATCTGCAGGGCGTGAATTTGCTTTAATAAATAAAACGTTTGACATGTAAATTCCTCCATTTTTCTTGTTTGATCACAACTAGGCTACGGCTATTTTAATGTTGTCATAGCAACTACTAGTGAATCTAGAATCTCGACTTCAAGTATTTTGACTGAAATATGTTGCTATACATACTAATGTGCACGAAACTGATTTTAAAGAATATTGATCAATGTGTCAACAATGTTGCCTATAAAAAATTATATAGCAATTGGAATGAAAAATTGTCGGTCAAAAGGATGAGATTTTGTCGATAGATAGTCCTAATTTAAATAAGGTGAAGGTATGTCAAAATGTGTCGAATGATAGATTGAAGTAAAAAGTTAATAGATTTTGAAAAGAAGTTGAAAGAAAATCGAAGAAAGTTGATAGTTTCTTGAATGCAAGGGGCAGAAGTACAGGTTTAGATACAGAAGAGCCCTAAAACATTTGTTTTAGGGCAAATACTTACATAACATTAAAATATTTCGCTTCCGGATGGGCAACAACGATAGCTGTAACAGAAGCTTCAGGTTCCATCATGAAGCCTTCTGTTAGCTGAATACCGATGTCCTCTGGTCGGATAAGATTAAATAGCTTTTCTTGATCTTCAAGATCAGGACATGCCGGATAGCCAAAGGAGTAGCGCTGACCTTGGTATTTCGCTGAGAAACGTTGGTCCATCGTAAAGTCCGGTGCATCAGGGAAGCCCCAACGGTCACGAATAAGTTGATGAGTGCGTTCAGCTAAACCTTCCGCAAGCTCTAAAGCAAGTGCCTGAACAGCATGACTCTTTAAATAGTCACCTTGTTCTTTAAAGCCTTGGGCAAGCTCACGAATTTGACTTCCTGCAGTAACGGCAAACATCGCAACATAGTCAAAACCGTCCTCTTGTTTTGGGCGTACATAATCAGAAATACAGCGATGCGGGAGCTTTTCCTGTCTTGGAAAATCAAAGGTTTGCAGGATGTTATCTGTATTTTCCGGATCAAGTATATGAAGCTTATTTCCTTCACTATAAGATGGGAAAAATTGATAAGCCGCAGCTGGTTTGAACCATTTTTGTTTGGCACCATCTTTTAATAGTTCTTGAATCAGTTCAACAAGCTCGACAGCTTTAGGGTCTTTCTTTTGTACTAGTTCTTTGATTTTTCCTTTTAATCCCAGATGATGACCGATAAGCATTTGCATATTTACATAAGGAATGATGTGAGTAAGGTCAATATCCTTGAGTATATGACGCTTTGTATCAACTGGCGTAAAAATAGGTGCTTCACTTACAGCTCCACGCTTGATTAGCAATTCCGTAACAGCTTGTGCTTGGGAAGTCTTCGGTTTGGCTTCTTCTGTTACCGCGGCTTCTTTTGCTGCAAATAATTCCGGTGTTGTGCGTAATTGATTTGCTAGTGATAATCCATCCATAGCATCCTTTGCATAGACAACAGGTCCATTGTATTCAGGAGCAATTTTCATTCTCGTGAATTTTCTTGATAAAGCTGCACCACCAACAAGAATTGGTAAATCACAGTTTGCTTTTTGTAAATCCTGCGCAGTGATGACCATTTGCTGGGCAGATTTAACAAGT carries:
- a CDS encoding alpha-glycosidase, encoding MLKEAIYHRPKDQYAYTACNGSFHIQLRTKHQDVTSVTLFYGDPFEFDNGQWKYTSAQMMQSGTDGLFDYWSIAVSPPQKRLRYAFHLKSFKMELFFTEKGFSDNVHNDFPAYFCLPYYHHSDAFKAPEWVKSTVWYQIFPDRFANGDSSNDPSATLAWNSIEPTSDSIFGGDLRGVIQHLDYLVDLGINGIYFTPLFKANSNHKYDTVDYFQIDPQFGSLQDMKEVVEECHARGIRVMLDAVFNHCGKDFPPFQDVLRHGESSKYKDWFHVSFSSAGDIQYETFAFEKSMPKLNTQHPEVRKLLFDVGQFWIKECHIDGWRLDVANEIDHQFWRDFRYVIKRDDPDVYLVGEVWHDAMPWLDGNQFDAVMNYPFAQMLHQFFAYDVMNVEEFTFTLQKYLHLYPKPVYQTLFNMVGSHDTPRIINLAKMNKQKIKLLSVFQFSFFGSPSIYYGDEIGLTGDQDPGCRKCMEWDASKQDQDMLTFMKKLIQLRKQYPVLGNDGEFQLLSYDKNKNSLCYQRENSKHLVIIIINNHPERQTMLLPLQLKDRTILDLWNSEEFAAHSDQLSITLDGYDFALLLLKK
- a CDS encoding MarR family transcriptional regulator, with amino-acid sequence MAISLNEFISIFIHQTDLELTGYIKNKLLPFNIAPEQNLVMMLLWEKDGLSQNEIAIKLDKDKTNIARMAFGLEQKGFVKRIHCPKDRRVQRLYLTKEGMELKEHIIPVANEFNSLLCRNITDEELKQVRQILCKMRANLTNPT
- a CDS encoding SDR family oxidoreductase, with protein sequence MSNSQNQQKQTMPAQHQEVQPGHEDLMNPKPTFDDKEYTGSGKLKNKVAIITGGDSGIGRAVALFFAKEGANVVISYLDEQKDAEETKKYVEAEGQKCLLVSGDIGDETVCKDLVSKTVETFGQVDILVNNAAEQHPQKGIEDITTEQLERTFKTNIFSFFHLTKAVLPHFKKGSAIINTSSVTAYAGNEQLIDYSSTKGAITAFTRSLALNLAGKGIRVNQVAPGPIWTPLIPSTFPADQVASFGANTPLKRPGQPEELAPAYVFLASDDSSYMSGQTIHVNGGKIVNG
- a CDS encoding FMN-dependent NADH-azoreductase, producing the protein MSNVLFIKANSRPADQAVSVKLYDAFLHTYKETHKEDTITELDLFQENLPYYGVEEINGMFKRARGMELTAEEEKAANLVQKYLDQFVAADKVVFAFPLWNFSVPAVLHTYMDYLSQAGATFKYTPEGPVGLLPDKKVVLLNARGGVYSEGPAASVEMSVNYVKNVLAFWGITNTADVIVEGHNQFPDRSNEIIEEGIKQATELASKF
- a CDS encoding alpha-amylase family glycosyl hydrolase, with product MFKQAIKLLLILFLLLGAIPVNAAEKEEKAWQDEIAYYVVVDRFNNGNPKNDGGDLDFEDPTAYHGGDIEGIIKKIEYIHEMGFTSIILSPIFDKENNANEVKTLDEHAGTVEDIKQLVEEAHKLEMNILLDYGEIDQNLTKTATWWMKETDVDGYYFEQVDSIDVSVWKDFHKDLKGLKEDYYLVGSMESDNSNVRSTYIENGFDSILNQTFYEETANVFANVDQPFQPISEVVSQSSQELSTYVDNDRTMRFTRHAIENNQHPGVRLKMAFSYLYTIPGTPIVYYGSEIAVDGGEPPANRPLMNFQSDEELIDYLGKLSIVRKTFPALTKGDYEVLYEKDGMIIFKRSYQEESLIVAINNTTETQKVKIPASDIADNKKLEGLLTGDTFEMENNEFEFILDREIAEVYEIKEKTGLNIPFISVFIIVPVLFILFLILAYRRGKKKS